The following coding sequences lie in one Arachis ipaensis cultivar K30076 chromosome B05, Araip1.1, whole genome shotgun sequence genomic window:
- the LOC107640127 gene encoding uncharacterized protein LOC107640127, with product MTEEKKAIVRDLGFGGLMHVPPLRVDHQLLRELANNFKLGENRLKTGYGSFQITPKTIGDALGINATGNLFPEKVEYKQLSDDDKIIYRRFQGKTLKSLTDEMMEIGVGKKRTERPPKPWIASWTKEQLVERMTAEREEILNTGCELGK from the exons ATGACTGAGGAGAAGAAGGCAATTGTTAGGGATCTCGGATTTGGTGGGTTGATGCACGTCCCACCTCTAAGGGTGGATCACCAACTCTTAAGGGAACTGGCAAACAACTTCAAACTTGGGGAGAACAGACTGAAGACAGGATATGGTTCTTTCCAAATAACACCAAAGACAATAGgtgatgcgcttggcatcaatgcaacag GAAATCTGTTTCCTGAGAAAGTTGAGTATAAGCAACTTTCTGATGATGACAAAATAATTTatagaagattccagggtaagaccctcaaaagtcttaccgATGAAATGATGGAAATAGGCGTTG gcaagaagaggaCTGAAAGACCACCAAAGCCTTGGATTGCCAGCTGGACTAAGGAGCAGTTGGTGGAAAGAATGACTGCAGAAAGAGAAGAAATTTTG AATACCGGCtgtgaacttgggaagtga